A portion of the Faecalibacterium sp. I3-3-89 genome contains these proteins:
- a CDS encoding competence/damage-inducible protein A — translation MTAEIISVGTELLLGNILNTNAQYLSRELADLSITVQRESTIGDNHDRLADFVNEAKSRCDLLVFTGGLGPTADDLTKETVAACFGDELVFDASEWEKITGYFARTGRETTPNNRKQAMVPAKGHKIINNHGTAPGAWFEQDGRCAVLMPGVPHEMKAMWTESVRPLLMERQNCTLHSVTLRVLGGESDIEYRVRDLLENPNPTAAIYCKTGECEIRITARARSDEDGEKMCRAYAKKFYDTLGDAVYDEDVAGLEETVVDTLKEKGLTISTAESCTGGLIAQRLTSVSGSSEVFGYGFVTYWEQAKTKLVGVDPAVIGKYNVVSAPVAAQMALGAAAASGADIALSVTGVAGPTGGDEVRPVGTVYLGAARDGVAYVKKLFVSRPDRALVRARAAQAALEMGLRLAQGKIPEGTQALTAARQSDDAALAALDRAFVRETS, via the coding sequence ATGACAGCAGAGATCATCAGTGTGGGCACCGAGCTTCTTCTCGGCAATATCCTCAACACCAACGCGCAGTACCTCAGCCGGGAGCTGGCCGATTTGAGCATCACCGTCCAGCGGGAGAGCACCATCGGCGACAACCATGACCGTCTGGCCGACTTCGTTAACGAGGCCAAGAGCCGCTGCGACCTGCTGGTCTTCACCGGCGGCCTCGGCCCCACGGCGGACGACCTGACCAAAGAGACCGTCGCCGCCTGCTTCGGCGACGAGCTGGTCTTCGATGCGTCCGAGTGGGAGAAGATCACCGGCTACTTTGCCCGTACCGGCCGCGAGACGACCCCCAACAACCGCAAGCAGGCGATGGTGCCCGCCAAGGGCCATAAGATCATCAACAACCATGGGACTGCGCCCGGTGCATGGTTCGAGCAGGATGGCCGCTGTGCTGTCCTCATGCCCGGCGTGCCCCACGAGATGAAAGCCATGTGGACTGAGAGCGTCCGCCCCCTGCTGATGGAGCGCCAGAACTGCACCCTCCACTCCGTCACCCTCCGGGTGCTGGGCGGCGAGAGCGACATCGAGTATAGAGTCCGTGACCTGCTGGAAAACCCGAATCCCACCGCCGCCATCTACTGCAAGACCGGCGAGTGCGAGATCCGGATCACGGCCCGCGCCCGCTCCGACGAGGACGGCGAAAAAATGTGCCGCGCATATGCCAAAAAGTTCTATGATACGCTGGGCGATGCGGTGTATGATGAGGATGTGGCCGGGCTGGAAGAGACGGTGGTGGATACCCTGAAGGAAAAGGGTCTGACCATCTCCACCGCTGAGAGCTGCACCGGCGGACTCATCGCCCAGCGGCTGACCTCCGTGTCCGGTTCCAGCGAGGTGTTCGGCTATGGCTTCGTGACCTACTGGGAGCAGGCCAAGACCAAGCTCGTGGGCGTGGACCCGGCGGTCATCGGGAAATACAACGTCGTGTCCGCTCCCGTGGCGGCACAGATGGCGCTGGGCGCGGCAGCGGCCTCGGGGGCCGACATCGCCCTGAGCGTCACCGGCGTGGCCGGCCCGACCGGCGGCGATGAGGTCCGCCCTGTGGGCACCGTCTATCTCGGCGCTGCCCGGGATGGCGTGGCCTATGTCAAAAAGCTCTTCGTCTCCCGGCCCGACCGTGCGCTGGTGCGTGCCCGGGCCGCACAGGCGGCACTGGAGATGGGGCTGCGTCTGGCGCAGGGCAAGATCCCCGAAGGGACGCAGGCCCTCACCGCCGCCCGGCAGTCGGACGACGCGGCGCTGGCCGCGCTGGACAGGGCTTTCGTCCGGGAAACATCATAA
- a CDS encoding cysteine desulfurase family protein gives MLQNPELHYLDNAATTIVAPEVADVIDKAMREHWANPSSLYAPGARSEEALNAARAAVARTLGCKSKELYFTSCGSEGNNLALLGAAQTRTFGKGIVVSGFEHPSVQRPLERLAAQGYHVTVVAPQPDGTLDMGRMLEAVDKNTILVACMMVNNEIGTRNDVERLAAEVKRRNSRTIVHVDAVQAWMRVPIKLDNIDTMAVSGHKIHAPKGVGALYLSDRLVQAFQPPYLGGEQERGLRPGTENLPYAMGLAAAATRLAGSIRSRDKAMRALNDRLRAGLSIFPEVEINSPAGAVPEVLNFSENCIKSETMLAWLSEKQIYVSSASACGRGQPSHTLAAMGRDPLAIDTAIRVSFCADNTPEDVDAFLERFEDGMKHLQKIRK, from the coding sequence ATGCTGCAAAATCCAGAACTGCATTATCTGGACAACGCCGCCACCACCATCGTTGCTCCCGAGGTGGCAGACGTGATAGACAAGGCCATGCGGGAGCACTGGGCCAATCCGTCCAGCCTCTACGCCCCGGGAGCGCGGAGCGAAGAGGCCCTGAACGCGGCCCGCGCTGCTGTGGCCCGCACGCTGGGCTGCAAGTCGAAGGAGCTGTACTTCACCTCCTGCGGCAGCGAGGGCAACAATCTGGCCCTTCTGGGCGCGGCCCAGACCCGCACCTTCGGCAAGGGCATCGTGGTGTCGGGCTTCGAGCACCCCAGCGTCCAGCGCCCGCTGGAGCGTCTGGCCGCGCAGGGCTATCATGTCACTGTGGTGGCCCCGCAGCCTGACGGCACGCTGGACATGGGCAGGATGCTGGAAGCGGTGGACAAGAATACCATCCTCGTGGCCTGTATGATGGTCAACAACGAGATCGGCACCCGCAACGATGTGGAGCGTCTGGCCGCGGAGGTCAAGCGCCGCAACAGCCGCACCATCGTCCATGTGGACGCGGTGCAGGCGTGGATGCGGGTGCCCATCAAGCTGGACAACATCGACACGATGGCGGTCAGCGGCCACAAGATCCACGCGCCCAAGGGCGTCGGTGCCCTCTATCTGAGCGACCGGCTGGTGCAGGCGTTCCAGCCGCCTTACCTCGGCGGCGAGCAGGAGCGCGGCCTCCGCCCCGGCACCGAGAACCTGCCCTACGCGATGGGCCTCGCCGCCGCAGCCACCCGCCTTGCGGGCAGCATCCGGAGCCGCGACAAGGCCATGCGTGCCCTCAACGACCGTCTGCGCGCCGGCCTTTCCATCTTCCCGGAGGTGGAGATCAACAGCCCGGCGGGGGCGGTGCCTGAGGTGCTGAACTTCAGCGAGAACTGCATCAAGAGCGAGACCATGCTGGCGTGGCTGTCGGAGAAGCAGATCTATGTCTCGTCGGCCAGCGCCTGCGGCAGGGGACAGCCCAGCCACACGCTGGCGGCGATGGGCCGTGACCCGCTGGCCATTGATACGGCCATCCGAGTGTCCTTCTGTGCCGACAACACCCCGGAGGACGTGGATGCCTTCCTCGAGCGCTTTGAGGACGGCATGAAGCATTTGCAGAAAATCAGAAAGTAA
- a CDS encoding ATP-binding cassette domain-containing protein, which yields MAEREKLIELKDLQITFGSGKKKFVAVDHVNFDIYKGETFSLVGESGSGKTTIGRAICRINPTSGGDIFFKGQKINGKIPKELDREVIRKVQMIFQDPMASLNERAKVEYIVAEGLLNHHLYKDQDDLHEKVMNALHEVGLLPEFASRFPHEFSGGQRQRIGIARALVMEPEFIVADEPISALDVSIRAQVLNLLNSMKKSRGLTYLFIAHDLSVVRFISDRIAVISKGRIVELAEAEELFLHPLHPYTKALLSAVPIPDPGLEKKKKLLVYDPSCHDYSVDKPVWEEIANGHFVYGNQKELEGYRKEYQSQL from the coding sequence ATGGCTGAACGCGAAAAGCTGATTGAGCTGAAAGACCTTCAGATCACCTTTGGCTCCGGCAAAAAGAAGTTCGTGGCCGTGGACCACGTCAATTTTGACATCTACAAGGGCGAGACCTTCTCGCTGGTCGGCGAGTCCGGCTCCGGCAAGACCACCATTGGCCGTGCCATCTGCCGCATCAACCCGACCTCGGGCGGCGACATCTTCTTCAAGGGCCAGAAGATCAACGGCAAGATCCCCAAGGAGCTGGACCGCGAGGTCATCCGCAAGGTGCAGATGATCTTTCAGGACCCCATGGCCTCTCTGAACGAGCGCGCCAAGGTCGAGTACATCGTGGCGGAGGGTCTGCTGAACCACCACCTGTACAAAGATCAGGATGACCTGCACGAAAAGGTCATGAACGCTCTGCACGAGGTCGGTCTGCTACCGGAGTTTGCCTCCCGCTTCCCCCATGAGTTCTCGGGCGGCCAGCGCCAGCGCATCGGCATCGCCCGTGCGCTGGTCATGGAGCCGGAGTTCATCGTGGCCGACGAGCCGATCTCCGCACTGGACGTCTCCATCCGTGCACAGGTGCTGAACCTGCTGAACAGCATGAAGAAGTCCCGCGGTCTGACTTACCTGTTCATCGCGCACGACCTGTCGGTCGTCCGGTTCATCTCCGACCGCATCGCCGTCATCAGCAAGGGCCGCATCGTGGAGCTTGCAGAGGCTGAAGAGCTGTTCCTCCATCCCCTGCACCCCTACACCAAGGCTCTGCTGAGCGCCGTCCCCATCCCCGACCCGGGTCTGGAAAAGAAGAAGAAGCTTCTGGTCTACGACCCCTCCTGCCACGATTACAGCGTGGACAAGCCGGTCTGGGAAGAGATCGCAAACGGCCACTTCGTCTATGGCAACCAGAAGGAGCTGGAAGGCTACCGCAAGGAATACCAGAGCCAGCTCTAA
- a CDS encoding CinA family protein, with amino-acid sequence MAEETRCVLRLYGAPQGRLAAAVARFAPQWRAEAQWKCRGAETLLAVHADTPSGLKKAAQSLRSSFGADVYGAGDTSLAAAAVQALEAHDRLLACGDAAAGALLEARLEKVPGAEKVYDFGTMSYADAKTGPQIEKRARAKLGGEGDKPEPVRLALARAQAARRIVGTELAVACAERESDHVLVLSAKKGCWLRTVPAADNAALWLLDMIRRAAAGLPQAEGTGFLPAGQAAQNHAETPPQGGAKPRPQKKKHPLRVLLAVLLLLALAALGGGWYLTGGDLAALPERLKALRLPEWITLWQAHEPKPGARLI; translated from the coding sequence TTGGCAGAGGAGACCCGCTGTGTGCTGCGCCTGTACGGTGCGCCGCAGGGACGGCTGGCAGCTGCGGTGGCGCGGTTTGCGCCCCAGTGGAGGGCAGAGGCCCAGTGGAAGTGCCGGGGCGCAGAGACGCTGCTGGCTGTCCATGCAGACACGCCCTCTGGGCTGAAGAAAGCGGCCCAGAGCCTGCGCAGCAGCTTCGGTGCAGATGTGTATGGGGCAGGGGATACCAGTCTGGCGGCAGCCGCCGTGCAGGCGCTGGAAGCCCATGACCGCCTGCTGGCCTGCGGCGATGCCGCCGCTGGCGCTCTGCTGGAAGCCCGGCTCGAGAAGGTGCCCGGCGCGGAGAAGGTCTACGACTTCGGCACCATGAGCTACGCCGACGCCAAGACCGGCCCCCAGATCGAAAAGCGTGCCCGGGCCAAGCTCGGCGGGGAGGGGGACAAGCCCGAACCCGTCCGTCTGGCCCTTGCCCGGGCGCAGGCGGCCCGCCGCATCGTGGGCACAGAGCTGGCTGTGGCCTGTGCGGAGCGGGAGAGCGACCATGTTCTGGTGCTCAGTGCGAAAAAGGGCTGCTGGCTCCGCACGGTCCCCGCAGCGGACAACGCCGCGCTCTGGCTGCTGGACATGATACGCCGCGCCGCCGCCGGTCTGCCGCAGGCAGAGGGGACGGGCTTCCTCCCCGCCGGACAGGCCGCCCAGAACCACGCCGAAACCCCGCCGCAGGGCGGGGCCAAGCCCCGGCCACAAAAGAAGAAGCATCCCCTCCGCGTCCTGTTGGCAGTGCTCTTGCTGCTGGCGCTGGCGGCTCTGGGCGGTGGGTGGTATCTCACCGGCGGCGACCTTGCCGCCCTCCCGGAGCGGCTGAAGGCCCTGCGCCTGCCCGAGTGGATCACTCTCTGGCAGGCCCACGAGCCGAAGCCCGGTGCAAGACTGATATAA
- the thiI gene encoding tRNA uracil 4-sulfurtransferase ThiI, with product MREVIMGYQGEMSLKGLNRNQFESTMMKILRYRLKTVGKFRVYCTQSTFYMEPEEDDIDMDLAFERVSKVFGLAALSRAVVCEKDFDTICQTAEDYLGDSLHGIKTFKVEARRSDKTFPMTSPELMRELGAYLLGKHNYLRVDVKNPQFKVIVEIRDYGAYIHGPKIQGEGGLPVGTSGRALNMLSGGIDSPVAAYRMAKRGLGLDHIHFASPPYTSERAKLKVKALAQRITPYTGSTNLFVVPYTKPQEYIRDNAPDVLFTVLMRRSMMRIANIIAKKQGCEALVTGESLAQVASQTVKALQCTDAAQDLPILRPLIGMDKTEIVETARHINTFETSILPYEDCCTIFTPPHPKIRPELEEILEAEAGMPGLAQLEAEAAEATERIRLRITDDVEFEG from the coding sequence ATGCGAGAAGTCATTATGGGCTATCAGGGCGAGATGTCCCTGAAGGGCCTCAACCGCAACCAGTTCGAATCGACGATGATGAAGATCCTGCGCTACCGCCTCAAGACGGTGGGCAAGTTCCGCGTCTACTGCACCCAGTCCACCTTCTACATGGAGCCGGAGGAGGACGACATCGACATGGACCTCGCCTTTGAGCGGGTGAGCAAGGTGTTCGGTCTCGCCGCGCTCAGCCGCGCCGTGGTCTGCGAGAAGGACTTTGACACCATCTGCCAGACCGCCGAGGACTATCTGGGCGACAGTCTCCATGGCATCAAGACCTTCAAGGTGGAGGCCCGCCGCTCGGACAAGACTTTCCCCATGACCAGCCCTGAGCTGATGCGGGAGCTGGGTGCTTACCTGCTGGGCAAGCACAACTACCTGCGGGTGGACGTCAAGAACCCGCAGTTCAAGGTCATCGTGGAGATCCGCGATTACGGTGCGTATATCCACGGCCCGAAAATACAGGGTGAGGGCGGCCTGCCGGTGGGCACCTCCGGCCGCGCCCTCAATATGCTCTCCGGCGGCATCGACAGCCCGGTGGCGGCGTACCGGATGGCAAAGCGCGGTCTCGGCCTCGACCACATCCATTTTGCGTCCCCTCCGTATACTTCGGAGCGTGCAAAACTGAAAGTCAAGGCGCTGGCCCAGCGGATCACCCCCTATACCGGCAGCACCAACCTCTTTGTGGTGCCCTACACCAAGCCGCAGGAGTACATCCGCGACAACGCTCCGGACGTCCTCTTTACCGTCCTGATGCGCCGCAGCATGATGCGCATTGCCAACATCATCGCCAAGAAGCAGGGCTGTGAGGCCCTCGTCACCGGCGAGAGCCTTGCACAGGTGGCCAGCCAGACCGTCAAGGCCCTGCAGTGCACCGATGCCGCGCAGGACCTGCCTATCCTCCGCCCCCTGATCGGCATGGATAAGACCGAGATCGTCGAGACGGCCCGCCACATCAATACTTTTGAGACGAGCATCCTGCCCTACGAGGACTGCTGCACCATCTTCACCCCGCCGCACCCGAAGATCCGCCCCGAGCTGGAAGAGATCCTTGAGGCCGAGGCCGGGATGCCCGGTCTGGCCCAGCTGGAAGCCGAAGCTGCCGAGGCCACCGAGCGCATCCGTCTGCGCATCACCGACGACGTGGAATTCGAGGGCTGA